GGACGTCACGCTCACGCGGCAGAAGCTCATCGCCCTGACGGAGGGGCTGGTGGACCGCACGGTCCAGGTCTGCGAGGAAGTGCTGCAGGCCAAGGGGCTGAAGCCCACGGACATCGACGAGGTGATCCTCGTGGGTGGCCAGAGCCGCTTCCCGCTGGTGCACGAGAAGATCACGAAGTTCTTCGGGCGGCCGCCCAGCAAGGGCGTGCACCCGGACGAGGCCGTGGCGCTGGGCGCGGCGCTGCTGGCGCACAGCCTGGGACAGCTGGAAGGCGTGGTGCTCATCGACGTGCTGCCCATGGCCATTGGCGTGGGGCTGCCGGGTGGGCGCTTCAAGCCGGTGCTGGAGCGCAACGTGTCGCTGCCAGCCGCCAAGAGCTACACGCTGTCCACGCACCGGGACGACCAGACGGAACTGGAGCTCACCGTCTTCCAGGGCGACTCCGAGCGCGCGCAGGACAACGAGTACCTGGGCACGCTGCGGCTCGCGGGCCTGCCGAAGCGGCCTCGCGGCGCGGTGCAGGTGCAGGTGACCTTCGAGGTGAACAACGAGTCCCTGCTGAAGGTGACCGCGCGGGAGGGCACCTCGGGGCGTGAGGTGGTCAGCACGTTCACCACCCGCGACACGCCGGAGGCGGTGAAGGCGCGGCTGGCGCAGCAGGAGCCCGCGGCGGCTCCGGTGCCTCCCGTCGTGGGCCCGGGAGCGGCGGCTCGCAACCCCGTGGCGGCATCCCCTCCGGTCGTCGCGGAAGCGTCCGCGGACGTCGCGGTCGTGTCACGACAGAAAGGTTTCATGGGGTGGTTGAAGGGGTTGTTCGGCCGCGCATGATTCCCGGCGGGTTCCCGCTCGCCGAGTGGGCTGGCGGCGGGGGCCACGGCTTCGGGTCATCACCGCGAGTGCCTGCGGGACAAATCGCGAGGGCTGCTATTAAGTGTCGGCGGTTTTTCGACACATGGACGGCCCCCCGTGCCCGACTTCTCGCGAACCCTTCCTGGCGTCCTGCTGAAGCTTGTCCAAGGGCCTTCCGCCCACGCGCCGCTCTATACCTTTTTGGGAGACGGCGACGGCGAGGAGACCGTCTGGAGCGCGGCGGACCTCGACGTGCGCGCGCGGAGGATCGCGACGGCGCTGCGTGAGCGTGGCGCGGTGGGCGAGCGCGTGCTGCTCCTGTACCCGCCGGGGCTGGATTACGTCGCGGGCTTCTTCGGGTGTCTGTACGCGGGCGCGGTGGCGGTGCCCGCGTATCCGCCGGATCCGATGCGGCTGGAGCGCACCCTGCCCCGCCTGCGCGCCATCATCCAGGACGCGCGTGCGTCAGTGGTGCTCACCACATCCGGCATCCTGGACCTGTCGGACTTCGTCTTCGAGCAGGCGCCGGACTTCCGCGCGCTGCACTGGATGGCGACGGACGCGCTGCCGGAGGGCGGCGAGCGGGACTGGGTGGCGCCCGAGGGCGTGGGGGCGGAGTCGCTCGCGTTCCTCCAGTACACGTCCGGGAGCACGGGCACGCCGAAGGGCGTGATGCTCACGCACGGGAACCTGCTGCACAACCTGTCGCTGATCCACGGCGCGTTCGGGGCGCGCTCGGACAGCGTGGGCGTCATCTGGCTGCCGCCGTACCACGACATGGGGCTCATCGGCGGCATCCTGGAGCCGCTGTACGGTGGCTTCCCGGTGGCGCTGATGTCACCGATGGCGTTCCTCAAGCGGCCCATGGCGTGGCTGGAGGCGGTGTCGCGCTTCGGGGGCACCATCAGCGGCGGGCCGAACTTCGCGTTCGATTTGTGCGTGCGCAAGAGCACGCCGGAGCAGCGCCAGGCGCTGGACTTGAGCCGCTGGGAGGTCGCGTTCTGCGGCGCGGAGCCCATCCGCCCGGAAACGCTGGACCGCTTCGTGGAGGCGTTCGGTCCGAGCGGCTTCCGGCGCGAGGCGTTCTATCCCTGCTACGGACTGGCGGAAGGCACGCTCATCGTCTCCGGAGGCGAGAAGTCGGCTCCGCCGGTGTCGGTGACGCTTTCGGGTGGAGCGCTGGAGCGGCATCGCGCGGAGGAAGTGGGCGCGGCGGAGCCCGGGGCGCGGACGCTGGTGGGGTGTGGCCGGACGCTGGCGGAGCAGAAAATCGCCATCGTGGATCCGGAGACGCTGGAGCGGCGCGTCTCGGGTGAAGTGGGCGAGGTCTGGGTGTCAGGGCCGAGCGTCGCCCAGGGGTATTGGGGTCGCGAGGATGCGACGCGCGAGACGTTCCAGGCGCGCATCGCCGGTGATGCTTCCGGGCCGTATCTGCGCACGGGAGACCTGGGGTTCCTGCGGCCGGATGGCGAGCTGTACGTCACCGGGCGGCGCAAGGACCTGATCATCCTGCGAGGCAGGAACCACTATCCGCAGGACCTGGAAGCGACGGTGGAGCTGGCGCACCCGATGCTGCGGCCGGGTGGCGGCGCGGTGTTCGCGGTGGAGGTGGCGGGCGAAGAGCGCGCGGTCGTCGTGCAGGAGCTGGACGTCCGGCGGTTGGGTGGGCTGCGTGAGCAGTTGGCGGCGGCGGACGCGGCGGTGGGGGCCATCCGGCAGCGGCTGGCGGAGTCGCACGAGGTGCAGGCGCACGCGGTGGTGCTCATCGAGCCGGGCAGCCTGCCCAAGACGTCCAGCGGCAAGGTGCAGCGGCACGCGTGCCGCACGGGTTTCCTGACCGGGACGTTCCAGGAGGTGATGGCCTGGCGGGAGGAACTGCCCGGTGGGCCGGGTGCGTTGTCGGAAGCTCCCCTTCCCTCGGGTTCCAGCATCGCCGGGTCTGTTCTCGCATCGGGCGCTTCGGGATCGCATGGCTCCCCCAGCACAGGCTCCGGACCATCGGCTGCATCTGGTTCGCATGGCTCCCTCAGCGCGGGTCCTGGCGCACGCGACGCGACTGGCACGGGTCCTGACGTACGCGGGGCGTCGGGCGCTTCGGGTTCGCATGGTCCCTCTGGCACGGGATCCGGAGCACGCGACGTTTCGGCCGCCTCCGGTCTGCACGGATCCTCTGGCACGGGTTCCGGCGCACGCGAGGCGGCAGGTGCTTCCGGGGCGCATGGATCCCCTGGCACGGGTCCTGGCGCGCGCGAGGCCTCGGGCGCTTCGGGTTCGCATGCTTCGTCTGGGCGGGATCCGGCGGCGCTGGCTGCGAAGCCGGACGCGGAAGCGTTGGTGGCGTGGCTGCGCGACATCGTGGCGCGGCACGTGCGCATGCGCCGTGAGGAGATCGACGTCGAGGCTCCGGTCACGCGCTTCGGACTGGACTCTCTGGGCGCGGTGGAGCTGGCCCACGAGGTGGGCACGGGCACGGGCCTGACGGTTCCCATGGAGTGGTTGCTCCAGGGGCCGAGCATCACGTCGCTGGCGCGGCAACTGCTCACGCTTCGAGCGTCGACGGGGCCGGCTTCGAGCACGCTGCGTCGCCGGGACGTCGAGGGTGCCCGGGCTGTGTCCTTCGCTCAGGCGCGGTTGTGGTTCCTGGACAAGTACGCACCGGGCGACGTGGCGTACAACCTCCCCGCGGCCGTGCGCCTGGAAGGCGACCTGGACGTAGCCGCGCTGGAGGGCAGCCTCACGGCGCTCGCCGCGCGCCATGACGCGCTGAGGACGTCCTTCGGCAGTCAGGACGGACGGCCCCTTCAGCTCATCGCGAAGGACGCGGTGCTGCCGCTGGCCCGCGTGTCGCTGGAGTCCCTGCCTCTGGAAGCCCGCGAGGCTGAAGCCTCCCGCCTTGCTCATGAAGAAGCCCGCCGCCCGTTCAACCTGGCGCAGGGGCCGCTGGTTCGCGCCACGCTGCTGACGCTGGATGCACGCACGCATGTGCTGGTGCTCGTCATGCACCATGCCGTGTCGGACGGCACGTCCATGGCCGTGCTGGTGCGTGAGGTGTCCGCCCTCTACGCGGCGCTGCGTGAGAGCCGGCCTTCTCCGCTGCCCGCGCTGCCGCTGGGATACGCGGACTACGCGGAGTGGCAGCGGGAGTGGCTGGACGGCGCCGCGCTGACTTCGCAACTGGACTACTGGCGCAAGCAGCTTGCGGGTGCACCCCGGTTGCTGGAGCTGGCCACGGACCGGCCTCGTCCCGCCGAGCGTGGAACTCAAGGCGCGCGGGTGCCGGTGGTGCTGGACTCCCGGCTGGCTGAAGCAGTGCGCAAGCTGGCGGTGCGCGAAGGCGTCACGCCCTTCATGGTGCTGCTGGCGGGCTTCCAGGCGGTGCTCGCTCGCCGCGCCGGACAGGACGACGTCAGCGTGGGCACGGCCATCGCGGGCCGGGGACGTGCGGAGCTCCAGGGGCTGGTGGGCTTCTTCGTCAACACGCTGGTGATGCGCACGCGGCTGTCCGGTGCGCCCACCTTCCGTGAGCTTTTGGGCCGGGTGCGCGCGACGGCCATGGGCGCGTACGCGCACCAGGACGTGCCCTTCGAGAAGCTGGTGGAAGCGCTTCAGCCCACGCGCGAGCGCGGGCACACGCCCCTCTTCCAGGTCATGTTCATCCTCCAGGGCGCGCAGGTGGGCGCCCCCGTGCTGCCGGGCCTCCAGTCGAAGCTGCTGGACGTGCACCCCGGCACGGCGATGTTCGACCTGACGCTGTCGCTCTCCGAGTCCGCTCGGGGCTTCGAGGGCTGGCTGGAGTACGCCACCGACCTCTTCGACGCGGACACCGTGGCCCGCCTCGCTGGCCACCTGCGCGTGCTGCTGGAGGCCGCCGTCGCGGACCCGTCGCGTCGCGTGGATGCGCTGCCGTGGCTGGACGCCTCGGAGTCGGAGCACCTGCGCGCCCTCTCGCGCGGACCCGACATCGAGTTCCCCTCCGACGCCACCATCTCCGCGCGCTTCGCGGCGCAGGTGGCGCGCACCCCGGATGCCGTGGCGCTCGTCGCCGGGGAGACGCGGCTCACGTACCGCGAGCTTCGTGCTCGAGCCCGGGCCCTGGCGCACACGCTGAGGCAGCGTGGCGTAGGACCGGAGTCCGTCGTGGGGCTGTGCGTGGACCGCACGGCGGAGCTGGCCGTGGGGTTGCTCGGCATCCTGGAGGCGGGCGCGGCGTACCTGCCGCTGGATCCGGCCTACCCTGCACAGCGGCTCGCCGCGATGTGGGAGGACTCCGGGGCGAAGGTTCTCGTGAGTCCTCGTCACCTGGAGGACGTGGTCGCGGTGCCGGTGGAGCGCCGGCTCTTCCTCGACGACGTGGACCCCTCCGTAGGCGGGGACTTCGTGCGGTCCGCGAGTGACGCGCGGACGCTCGCGTACGTGCTCTACACGTCCGGTTCGACGGGGCGCCCCAAGGGCGTCGGCGTGCCGCACCGGACGGTGATGAACTTCTTCCGCGCGATGGATGCGCACGTCTCGCCGTGCCCGGGCACGTGGCTGGCGATGACGAGCATCTCCTTCGACATCTCCGTGCTGGAGCTGCTCTGGTCCTGGACGCGCGGCTTCCAGGTGGTGCTCGCGCCCACGGGCCTGGAGCCCGCCGCGCTCGCGGAGGCGCTGGAGCAGCACGCCGTCACCCACTTCCAGTGCACGCCGTCCTACGCGCGCGCCGTCGCGGAAGAGCCCCGGGCACTGCATGCACTGCGCGGCCTGCGGCAACTGCTCGTGGGCGGTGAAGCCCTTCCGGGCAGCCTGGCCTCGCGGCTGCGCGAGCACGTCCCTGCCCTGCTCAACATGTACGGCCCCACCGAGACGACGGTGTGGTCGTCCATGCATCGCGTGGAGACGGACACCGCTGGAACGGTGTCGCTGGGACGGCCGCTGGCGAACACCGGGCTCTACATCCTGGACGCCCGGCTGCAACCGATGCCGGTCGGTGTTCCCGGGGAGCTGTTCATCGGCGGTGAAGGCGTGGTGCGCGGTTACCTGGGCCGCCCGGACCTGACGGCCGAGCGCTTCGTGCCGGACGCGTTCCGCGACGAGCCGGGCACGCGGATGTACCGCACGGGGGACCGGGCGCGCTGGCTCCCGGACGGGACGCTGGAGTTCCTGGGCCGCATCGACCACCAGGTGAAGCTGCGGGGCTTCCGCATCGAACCCGGTGAAATCGACGCCGCGCTCCGCACGCACCCCGAGGTCCGCGAGGCCGTGGTCACCGTGCGCGAGGACGTGCCCGGCGAACAGCGCCTCGTGGCCTACGTCGTCCCCGCCTCCGTGGACGCGGACGCCCTGCGTGAACACCTGCGCTCCCGCCTCCCCGGCTACATGGTGCCCTCGGCCTTCGTCGGCCTGGGCGCCCTGCCCCTCACGCCCAACGGCAAGGTGGATCGCCGCGCCCTGCCCGCCCCCACGGCCGTCACCACCACCGGGGATGCCGGCCCCCTGACGCCGCTCCAGGCCCAGGTGGCCGCGCTGTTCCAGGACGTGCTGCACGTGGAGCGCGTGGGCGCGCACGATGACTTCTTCGCGCTCGGTGGGCATTCGCTGCTGGCCACCCAGCTCATCACCCGCGTGAGCGCTCGGTTCGGCGTGGACCTGCCCGTGCGTGCGCTGTTCGACGCGCCCACCGTGGCGCGGCTCGCGGAGCGCATCGAGGCGCTTCCGTCGCGGCATCCCGCCACGCCCATCCCCACCGTGCCCCGCGACGGCGCGCTGCCGCTGTCGCTCGCGCAGCAGCGCATGTGGTTCCTGGACCGGCTGGAGCCCGGTCAGGCCCTCTACAACATCCCCCTGGCCCTGCGGCTCTCCGGCCCCCTGGACGTGGAGGTGCTGCGCCGCACCTTCGCGGAGGTCGTCCGCCGGCACGAACCGCTGCGCACGACGTTCGAGGAGCGCGACGGTCAGCCGCTCCAGCGCATCCACGCTCCGCCCGCGGAGTGGCCGCTCCCGGTGGAGACGCTCCCCGAAGGTGACGCGCGCGAGGCCACCCTGCGCCAGCGCATGCGCGAGGACGCGACCTGGCCGTTCGACCTGGGCACCGGTCCGCTGATGCGCACGCGCCTGCTGCGGCTGGCCCCGGACGAACACGTGCTGCTGCTGTGCATGCACCACATCGTCACGGATGGCTGGTCCATGGGCGTGCTCGTGCACGAGGTGGGCAGCCTCTACTCGGCGCTCGCGGCGGGACAGCCGTCGCCGCTGCCGGCGCTGGAGGTGCAGGCCGCGGACTTCGCCGCATGGCAGCGCCAGCAGGAGGACTCCGATACCTCGCGGGCCAACCTGGGCGCGCTGCGCGAGTCCCTGAAGGACGTGCCCGTGCTCACCCTGCCCGCCGCGCAGGGGCTGCCCGGGACGCGGTCGACGCGCGGGGACACGCACGTCTTCACGCTGCCCGCGTCGCTGGTGCGCTCGCTGGAGCAGGTGGGCCGCGCGCATGACGCCACGCTGTTCATGGTGCTGATGGCCGGCTACCAGGCCGTGCTGTCGCGCTACTCCGGGCAGGACGACTTCGCCGTGGGCACGCCCGTGGCGCACCGCACCCGGCCGGAGCTGGAGCCCCTCATCGGCGTGTTCCTCAACACGCTGGTGCTGCGCGCGCGCCTGGACGGAGCCCCCCGCTTCTCCCAGCTCCTGGAGCGCGTGCGCGAGTCCTCCCTGGCCGCGTTCGCGCACCAGGACGTGCCCTACGAGCAGCTCGTGGAGGCGGTGGCGCAGGCGCGCGGCGGCGACCGGACCGCGCTGTTCCAGGTGATGTTCGTGCTGCAGAACGCGCCGCTGTCCGCACCGTCCCTGCCCGGCGTCCGCGTGGAGCGGCTGCCCACGTCGACGGAAACCGCGCGCTTCGACCTCATCCTGTCGCTGACCGCGCGGGACGGCGGCCTGGAGGGGGCGCTCGAATACAGCCGCGACCTCTTCTCCGCGGACGCGGCGGCGCGGTTCGCCACCCACTTCCGGGTGCTGCTGGAGGCCGTGGCTCGCGAGGCCTCGACGCCTGTGCGCCTGCTGCCCCTGATGGCCGAGGCGGAGCGTGAGCAGGTGCTCAACGACTTCAGCGCGCCGGACGTCCGGCCGCTGCGCGAGCCGCCCCTGCTGGACCTCTTCGACATGCAGGTCCGTCGCGCCCCCGACGCCATCGCCGTGGAGCACGAGGGCCGCACGCTCACGTACGCGGCGCTGGATGCGCGCGCGAACCAGTTGGCGCGGCACCTGCTGGCCCGGGGGCTCCAGCCCGAGGGCCGCGTGGGCCTGTGCGTGGAGCGCGGCCTGGACCTCGTCGTGGGCATGCTCGGCATCCTCAAGGCGGGCGGCGCTTACGTGCCGTTGGATCCGGCCTATCCGGCGTCGCGCCTGATGTTCATGTTCCAGGACGCGGGGCTGTCGCTGGTGGTGACGGAGCGCTCGCTGCCCGAGGCCGTCCAGGACCGGGCCTGGCCCACGGTGAGCCTGGAGGCGGACCGGGAGGAGCTCGAGCGCCACGACACGTCCTCGCCGGGCGTGCGGCTGCTGCCGAACCAGCTGATCTACGTGCTGTACACGTCGGGCTCCACGGGCACGCCCAAGGGCGTGGGCGTCACGTACGCGTCCGTCGTGCACGTGGTGCGGGACACGAACTACCTCCAGGTCACTCCGGACGACCGGATGGTGCAGGGCGGGACGCCGTCGTTCGACATCGCGACGTTCGAGGTCTGGGGCGCGCTGCTCAACGGCGCGCGGCTCGTCATCCTGCCTCGCGACGTGACGCTGGCTCCGGCGCAGCTTGCGCGCGTGCTGCGTGAGACGGGCGCCACCGTGGCCATGTTCCCCACGGCCCTGTTCCACGTCGTGGCGCGAGAGGTCCCCGACGCGTTCGCCACGATGCGGGCGGTCTACTTCGCGGGTGAGGCCGCGAACGCGGATGCGATCCGCGCCGTGCTGCGCGCCGGACCGCCGGTGCAGCTGGTGAACTTCTATGGCCCCACGGAGATCACCGTGGGCGCCAGCACGCAGGTCCTCAACGGCCTGTCCGAGCACGTGACCATCGTGCCCATCGGCCGGCCGATGACGCGCTGCCGGACGTACGTGCTGGATGCGCACCTGCAGCCCGTGCCCGTGGGCATCCCGGGCGAGCTGTACCTGGGCGGCGACGGCGTGAGCCGGGGCTACCTGGGCCGCCCCGCGCTGACGGCCGAGCGCTTCGTGCCCCTGCCCTTCGGTGACGTGCCCGGGGCGCGGCTGTACCGCACGGGCGACCGCGTGCGCTGGATGGCGGACGGCACGCTGGAGTTCCTGGGCCGTATGGACACGCAGGTGAAGCTGCGCGGCTTCCGCATCGAGCTGGGCGAGGTGGAGGCCATCATCCGTCAGCACCCGTCGGTGAAGGCCTCGGCGGCCGGGGTGCTGGACGATGGTGTGGGCGATCCGCGCCTGGTGGCGTGGTACGTGCCGAAGGCCCCGCTGGACGCGGCGGAGCTGCGAGCCTTCGTGTCCGAACGGCTGCCCGCGCCGCTGGTGCCCGGTGCGTTCGTGCAACTGGACGCCCTTCCGCTCACGCCCGTGGGCAAGGTGGACCGCAAGGCCCTGCCCCCTCCGGATGCGCGCTCGGTCGCGGCGGCAGCGCCGGAGAAGCCCGTACGGATGACGCCCTTCCAGCAGCGCATCGCGGATCTGTTCCGCGACGTGCTGCGCGTGCCGCAGGTGGGCGTGCACGATGACTTCTTCGCGCTGGGCGGCCACTCGCTGCTGGCCACGCGGCTGCTGTCGCGCGTGCGTTCCACCTTCCAGGTGGAGCTGCCCCTGCGCGGCCTCTTCGAGGGCGCCACCGTCGCCGGTGTCACCGAGCAGGTGGAGGCGCAGCTCCTCTCCCGCTCCGACCTGCCGCGCGTGCCCGCGATCCGCAAGGTCGCCCGTGATGGTGAGCTGCCCCTGTCGTTCGCACAGCAGCGGCTGTGGCTGGTGGAACAGCTCCAGCCCGGTGCCACGCCGTACATCCTGCTGGGCGCGGTGCGGCTGGAGGGCGCGCTGGACGCGGAGGCCCTGCGCCGCGCGCTGGAGCTGCTCGTCGAACGTCACGAGGCGCTCCGCACCACGTTCGCCCTGAAGGGCCGTGACCCCGTCCAGATCATCCAGCCCACGCCCCACCTGGCCCTGCCCCTGACGGACCTGGGCGGCGTGCCGGCGGCGGACCGCGAGGCGGAGGTGCAGCGGCTGGCGCGCGAGGAGGCCGGCCGGCCCTTCGACCTGGGCACGGGACCGCTGCTGCGCACCCGGCTGCTGCGGCTGACCCCGTCGCACCACGTGTTGCTGCTGGGCATGCACCACGTCGTCTCCGACGGCTGGTCGCTGGGCGTGATGGTGCGTGAGGTGGCCACGGCCTACGCGGCCTTTGCTTCCGGCGCGGCGCCGTCCCTGCCCGCCCTGCCCATCCAGTACGCGGACTTCGCGGCGTGGCAGCGCGGCTGGCTCCAGGGCGACGTGCTCGCCGATGAAGTCGCGTGGTGGAAGGAACAACTCGCCGGTGCGCCTCGGGTCCTGGACCTGCCCACCGACAAGCCGCGTCCCACGACGCGGTCCCCGCACGGTGCGCTGCTTCCCGTGCACGTGCCTCGCGACCTGACGGACCGTCTGGCGGGGCTTGCCCGCGCCGAAGGTGCCACGCCGTTCATGGCGCTGCTGGCCGTGTGGCAGGTGCTGCTGTCGCGCTACAGCCGGCAGGAGGACCTGCTCGTCGGCGCTCCCATCGCGGGCCGCACGCATGGCGACGTGGAGGGGCTGGTCGGCTTCTTCGTCAACACGCTGGCGCTGCGGGCGCACGTCCGTCCGGAGGCGTCGTACCGCACACTGCTGGGACAGGTGCGGGACACGACGCTCGCGGCCTACGAGCACCAGGACCTGCCGTTCGAGAAGCTGGTGGAGGAACTCCAGGTGCCTCGCGACCTGGGCCGCACGCCGCTGGTGCAGGCCGTGTTCGCGCTCCAGAACGCTCCGGCCGGGGCGCTTGAAGCGCCGGGCTTGAGGATGGAGTTGCTGGAGGTGGACGCGGGCACGGCGCACTTCGACCTGGGCCTGCTGCTCACGGAGACGCCGGACGGACTGCGCGGCTCCATCGAGTACAGCACCGACCTCTTCGAGCGCGACACCATTGCCCGGATCTCCGGACACCTGCGCGTGCTGCTGGAGGCCGCCGTCGCCGGCCCGGACGTGCCGGTCTCCGCGCTGCCGTGGCTCACGCCGGAGGAGCGCCAGCAGGTGCTCGTCGCGTGGAACGACACCGCGCTTCCCTACCCCTCCGACAGCACCGTCGCGGCGCGCTTCGAGCTTCATGCCGCGCGGCAGCCGGACGCCATCGCGGTGGAGGACGGGGATGAGCGGCTGACGTACTCGCAGCTGGATGCCCGGGCGAATCAGCTTGCGCATGTCCTGCGGGCCAAGGGCGTAGGGCCGGACGTGCCGGTGGCGCTGTGCCTGGAGCGCTCCGTGGGCTTCGTCGTCACGGTGCTCGGCATCCTCAAGGCGGGCGGCGCTTACGTGCCGCTGGATGCTTCGTATCCCGCGCAGCGGCTGAGCTTCATGCTGGAGGATGCGCGTCCGCA
The sequence above is drawn from the Corallococcus macrosporus genome and encodes:
- a CDS encoding Hsp70 family protein, producing AFNQRGKLVVGHPAKGQMLTNPRQTVYGAKRLVGRPYASPIVGQIKGRFHYEIAAGQNGEAAVRLGDRIYSLQQISALILREVREVAQNQLGQPISRAVITVPAYYNDNQRHAVREAGKLAGLYVERILNEPTAAALAYGYGKKLNQRVLVYDLGGGTFDASVLELHDTVYEVISTGGDTFLGGIDFDNAIVEYLLEEFQRQTGRAFQGDRVALQRINDAAERAKCALSERSEMRVHVAFITMIDNKPYDLDVTLTRQKLIALTEGLVDRTVQVCEEVLQAKGLKPTDIDEVILVGGQSRFPLVHEKITKFFGRPPSKGVHPDEAVALGAALLAHSLGQLEGVVLIDVLPMAIGVGLPGGRFKPVLERNVSLPAAKSYTLSTHRDDQTELELTVFQGDSERAQDNEYLGTLRLAGLPKRPRGAVQVQVTFEVNNESLLKVTAREGTSGREVVSTFTTRDTPEAVKARLAQQEPAAAPVPPVVGPGAAARNPVAASPPVVAEASADVAVVSRQKGFMGWLKGLFGRA